The Oncorhynchus kisutch isolate 150728-3 linkage group LG10, Okis_V2, whole genome shotgun sequence region TATTATTGATCTCTGTACTGCTGTTGAGGAGAGCTTGCAgctaggcatttcactgtaccgtttacacctgctgtatcctgtgtatgtgacacatcaactttgatttgattctccCGGTAGGCTCCACTCTGTCTCAGTAAACTCCATTAATAAGAAGGCAGGGAGAGTGGCTGGCTGCTGAGACTGACTGGCCAGTGGCTGTATCCAGTGTGATACTTAGCAGATACTTTCATCCTAAGTGATTTTTTATGGTACAGTGAGTGCATACAAAGGTATGTGTACAGGGTCCCGGTGGGTattgaacccacaacctcacCACACGCTAATCCAACTAAGTCACAAAGGACCACCATGTGTAGGTTATATAGGGCTGGTTTCCCAAACACAAATgaaagcctagtcctggactgaaaagcactttcaatggagattctccaggactaggcttaatctgtgtccgggaaaccagCCCTTAGTGTAACAGTGTAGGCCTAGGCTATATGGGTGTCGTGAACACTTGTCAAAACCAGTcatacctctttctgtctcttctcaGCTGCCTCTGCTAGCTGACGTCTCCTCGTCTCCTGTGAAGGAAGCAGAATGATGTTGAGTGTTTCAATCATAGAATTACATAGGATAAGGGATTTATAGGATATCTGTGGTTTCAAACTATTGGAAGAGGGTAATGAGCATTACAGTTATCATTCATATATCTTCCATAACAGGGGGAGAGACgttgtcaaaaaatatatatcttagaAGAATAATGTAACCAAGTTGACATGaacaaacacatctgggaccaggttatgTTTGGTAACAGGAATGACAAGGAGGGGCACactggcacaaacagactggtacccaggctataacCAGATAGGGGCGTGTCTGAAACTTGGTAGCTAGTCTGGTAAGGTAAACATCAACAATAAAAATGTGTAGATACCTCGCTAGCTATGTTTACTGTCAATAACCAACACTCTGGCACACCTAGATAGCACTAGTTAGGTTGATCGAAGGACAGAAAATGGATACACCCAGAGTAGCTAGCTAATGAACATGTTATAATTAACAAGGATAGTTTGTAGTTTTGCTAGTTAACTTACTGGGTCTGGTGTCGGTACCACGTCGTCTCCAGCTCCACCAAGGCACGAGAAGCACATCCCCATACTTGAGCAAGGCAATCAATTTGTTAGTATCCGTTTTGAATGTTTGCTCACTAGTTGactagaataaaaaataaaataaaaaactcaacTACAACTAGCAAAATTGCCTAGCTTCTTTTATGCATATCGACgaagctaactaactagccattcCCGCTTGTGCTAAATCTACGAGCTTACTACTAGCTACTATAACTAAGCAGTTGCTAACTAGTTGTATTGCTAACTAACTACTATTTATCCAAAATAACCTTTTGTTGAAACGACGCGtcattttgagaaaaaaaaacgttCAATTTGAAAGACAGCGGAGAAAAAAAGATGACCTAATTTAGCTACTTCACCCATGTAAACACAGAATATGGGCTATGTTCCAGGACATACAAAGAACTGGGCCCATGACTCTCACCTTTGCCTTTGCGTTTGCGTTGCACCCATAGAAAACGTTGTGATCTGAAACAACCCACTTTGTCCGATCAGGCGTGAGAGAAACTGTGGTGCACACGACTGCCATCGTGTGGTGAGGAGTGGACGTTACCCATATGTGACAGGTCGCACCTTTGCAGCGCTTGTGAGATCTGTTCATGTGCGCAGCTATACTGTATAACATAAATTAAAATATACCTGGAACGCAACCATTTCCATTGGGGCTGGTGTGCAGCAAATCAATTCAAAACGAATGGAATAGTATTGGTTTCATTATCATAGCCAACAAACGACCCCATTTTCTATGTTTTTAATCATAGGAAACTCTTTAATTTGTAAACAAATTAAATGATGTAGTCCTAGTTTCAAACCATAACCATGTTCTCCATAATGTGACCTAATGTTGCTCATGGAATGGCTTTCCCTTGCAACATTATTTGGGAGCTAGAGAGGATGTACCATATAATTAggaattataataattataatacgATCTCACCGAGTGCTGTTCATGTAAAGTGTTTCCTTCAAATCAAtaaaaattgagaaaaaaaaccCAAGTACAATTTGTTGAACTACTGTACATGTTCTTTACAAGAGTATGTCCTGGAAAATATAATATCATGACATTAACAGCTTAATGTGTGTAATTCATTGACATATAGATGCAATCTAGATATATGTTTCCGACTCTTGTATAATTTCGCGAAATAGTCCATAAAAATTATATTATTTGCATTATAGGCTCACTTTTTGGTCATCTTGGATCAGCGTATCCCTGCTTGAGTAGCATTTTCTACACAGAGTTCACCCTTCTCCCAATCAATGTAATCAATAGACGTTTTATTATAGCATACTGTGAGAACCATAACCAATCGCATTTCAAACCCCACCCACGAATACAGCTAAACTTAACATGTCAAAAGCTCGTGCGTTAGTCAGTGTGTCTGTTGGAAGAGAAAGACAGTGGTCCGAATCCGCTTCAAGGAAGCATATTTCATTTCATGTTTATTCGTTAGATTAATAGTATTGTTGCATCCGAGGCACGGGGGATAACGGGAATCGCGCAATGGAAGTTCAAGTTCAGTTTCATTCAGTGGATCCCGGACTGGAACTTTCCTCCGCGGGGAATGGTAGGGCTAACACCAACTCCACTTTAAATAGTTTCTGTGCGGATTCATTTCCTAAGGGTTTATCTTTTGTTTATATTGGCATGTGGGATTATATTTTAGATAAAGCCTAATTGCTTTTCTGACATGGTCTAAGCCTACGTTTTTATAATAGAAAAAAACCTCTCAAAACAGAAGCGACTCTCAATAGAATCAACACGTTTCTATCTCAATTAGGAATGAAAGGTTCACTTTACAGTCGCTATAATGTCGATGCACGTCAGTTATTCCTGAGGCGAAACTGCGCGCAACTCTATAGGAATAGATTTGGGATTTTACGCACTAAGTTAATATGAATGTGAAAATATATTTCCAAATTTTTTTTAGGGGGACCATAAAAACACTAATGACGAAATTGTCTACATATATTCATCATATTTCTCCCCCTCAGAGATATTCATTAAATGCATTCATTTGCGTAGCCTATCAAACAATGTAACACAGGTTACTAAAATGATATTCATATGAATAACTTTATTGACAAAACCTCCAGTAGCCTAcagactgagtgtacaaaacattagggacacctgCGCTTTCCatcacatagactgaccaggtgaatccaggtgaaaactatgactCTTTAATgatttcacttgttaaatccacttcaatcagtgtagatgaagggaagagacaggttgaagaaggatttttaagcattgagacaattgagatacatacaattgtgtatgtgtgccattcagagggtgaatgggcaagacaaaatatttaagtgcctttgaacagagtatggtagtaggtaccaggccgaccggtttgagtcaagaactgcaaccctCCTGGATATTTCACACtcaatagtttcctgtgtgtatcagtaatggttcaccacccaaaggacattcagccaacttgacacaactgtgggatgcattggagtcaacatgggccagcatccctgtggaacgctttccacaccttgtagagtcccatgccccgacgaattgaggctgttctgagggcaagaaGGCAGGGGACGGACGGACTAATAATCATAGTAACAGTAATAATCAATAATAACACTAATACTCAATAATCATGTTTATTCAACATAATAATCAAGAATAGGTTACTTCCAGAACCACTTGGTTATCAGTTTGACTTTGCTGGTGATGTTAATTTTACCAAACATTTGCATCTGTTGCACCATGGACACTAAAGTCATCATAACTAGCCAACTTTTCTTGTCTGGTTAGCCTAATGTTTTTTTACAGGATTGGTAGTGGTTATGTCCCATATTGAAAACAGTGGAATTGTGACATCGTAATTCATCAGTAGGTCTCCACCAGGGACATGTTTTACCCGTCATTGTGCCTTCATGTGTTAGCTACAGTGCTTTTTGTTAATTCAGGTCTTCATGTGTTAGCTACAGTGCTTTTTGTTAATTCAGGCCTTCATGTGTTTGCTACAGTGCTTTTTGTTAATTCAGGCCTTCATGTGTTAGCTACAGTGCTTTTTGTTAATTCAGGTCTTCATGTGTTAGCTACAGTGCTTTTTGTTAATTCAGGCCTTCATGTGTTAGCTACAGTGCTTTTTGTTAATTCAGGCCTTCATGTGTTTGCTACAGTACTTTGTTAATTCAGGTCTTCATGTGTTTGCTACAGTACTTTCTTAATTCGGGTCTTCATGTGTTTGCTACAGTACTTTCTTCATTCGGGTCTTGAGAAAGGCCTCTGTGCTGAAACGTCCAAATGAAACCATCTCAACTATATCCCCTCCTTATTTTATCTATAGTATGTAACTATAGGGGATATTTTTACTGTGTGGCACTGATCTTTATAATGTCATTTttttaattataaactgggtaaaACCTTATGATACTTTGTTTGATTTGGTTTTGTCTGTTTAGTAAGGCATTTCATTTTCACACACTCAAACTTAACACAGTTTGAAGCTATAAAGTTTGTTTCCTCTCAGTGTGGTTGtttgaaaacaaaaacataaatcaatcaaattaattaataaaCCACCTTTTaaatcagcagttgtcacaaaacacacacaacaacctaATTATGAAATTGTACCGAATTATTGGCAAAACatcagatgtgattggtcacaccAATAATTGGGCAGAAGATCAGAATGGTTTAAGTGCAGCCATTAAGTCTCTTAAAGTCAAGAGGTCTGTCGTTTTGTTTTAATATATAATCAATGTTCCAGGAAGTCAGAGCGAAGTACCTGTAGTGCTCACCAATCGATCAGAATAATGTATCGTCTGTCTATCTACATATTGATAGTGTTTGGGCTAATGTACTGTCTCTACCTGCTCATCAATCAATCAGCTTTATGTACTGTCTCTACCTGCTCACCAGTCAATCAGCTTACTGTACTGCCTCTACCTGCTCACCAGTCAATCAGCTTAATGTACTGCCTCTACCTGCTCACCAGTCAATCAGCTTAATGTACTGCCTCTACCTGCTCACCAGTCAATCAGCTTAATGTACTGTCTCTACCTGCTCACCAGTCAATCAGCTTAATGTACTGCCTCTACCTGCTCACCAGTCAATCAGCTTAATGTACTGCCTCTACCTGCTCAC contains the following coding sequences:
- the LOC109897669 gene encoding small VCP/p97-interacting protein isoform X2; this translates as MTRRFNKSMGMCFSCLGGAGDDVVPTPDPETRRRQLAEAAEKRQKETTYRGVKNPEAVERKKKKQEEMNKQEMTTSPSGGGGGLKWQVG
- the LOC109897669 gene encoding small VCP/p97-interacting protein isoform X1, with product MGATQTQRQSMGMCFSCLGGAGDDVVPTPDPETRRRQLAEAAEKRQKETTYRGVKNPEAVERKKKKQEEMNKQEMTTSPSGGGGGLKWQVG